A region from the Agrobacterium cucumeris genome encodes:
- the ftsW gene encoding putative lipid II flippase FtsW — protein MVSRVDRGPVAEWFWTIDRFFLAAFIALMGIGLMLSFAASPAVAERIGLNSFFFVERQAMFMVPSLAIMVGLSFLSPRQVRRVAVIMLIASLLMMIFALFFGIEVKGARRWISIGTFSIQPSEFMKPAFVIVCAWLFAERARHPEIPGNLFAIITFGIVAALLIAQPDFGQTILTSVVWGGMFFMAGVPWFWIIMLGGVGVGGIISAYLMLPHVAGRIDRFWTGEGDTFQVDTAREAIIRGDWFGRGPGEGIVKRIIPDSHTDFIFSVAAEEFGIVFCMFLVAIFAFIVLRGLSHAFKEKDDFCRFAVAGLVLQIGMQSMINIGVNLELMPAKGMTLPLISYGGSSMMAICVTAGFLLALTRHRPEKRAQERSFFRVGSGVPAE, from the coding sequence ATGGTAAGCCGAGTTGATCGCGGTCCGGTCGCAGAGTGGTTCTGGACTATCGACCGTTTCTTTCTGGCGGCGTTCATCGCACTGATGGGCATCGGCCTGATGCTGTCGTTTGCGGCGTCGCCTGCGGTTGCCGAGCGTATCGGTCTCAACAGCTTCTTCTTCGTTGAACGTCAGGCGATGTTCATGGTGCCGTCGCTGGCGATCATGGTCGGCCTTTCCTTCCTGTCGCCCCGTCAGGTCAGGCGTGTCGCGGTCATCATGCTGATCGCTTCGCTGTTGATGATGATCTTCGCGCTGTTCTTCGGCATCGAGGTCAAGGGTGCACGGCGGTGGATTTCCATCGGCACCTTCTCGATCCAGCCTTCGGAATTCATGAAACCTGCCTTTGTGATCGTCTGCGCCTGGCTGTTCGCTGAACGGGCGCGCCATCCTGAAATTCCCGGCAATCTCTTCGCCATCATCACCTTCGGCATCGTGGCGGCACTCCTGATCGCCCAGCCGGACTTCGGCCAGACGATCCTGACCTCGGTTGTCTGGGGCGGCATGTTCTTCATGGCCGGCGTGCCGTGGTTCTGGATCATCATGCTCGGTGGCGTCGGCGTCGGCGGCATCATTTCCGCCTATCTGATGTTGCCACACGTCGCCGGTCGTATCGACCGCTTCTGGACCGGTGAAGGCGATACGTTCCAGGTGGATACGGCGCGTGAGGCGATCATTCGCGGCGACTGGTTCGGGCGCGGCCCGGGCGAAGGCATCGTCAAGCGCATCATTCCCGACAGCCATACCGACTTCATCTTCTCGGTTGCGGCTGAAGAATTCGGCATCGTTTTCTGCATGTTCCTCGTTGCGATCTTCGCCTTCATCGTGCTGCGCGGCCTGTCGCACGCCTTCAAGGAAAAGGATGATTTCTGCCGCTTCGCCGTGGCTGGTCTCGTGCTGCAGATTGGCATGCAGTCGATGATCAATATTGGCGTTAATCTGGAGCTGATGCCCGCCAAGGGCATGACGCTGCCTTTGATTTCCTATGGTGGTTCGTCGATGATGGCGATCTGCGTCACGGCTGGCTTCCTTCTGGCGCTGACACGCCACAGACCTGAAAAGCGGGCGCAGGAGCGCAGCTTCTTCCGCGTCGGTTCCGGCGTTCCAGCGGAGTAA
- the murG gene encoding undecaprenyldiphospho-muramoylpentapeptide beta-N-acetylglucosaminyltransferase produces the protein MSKGIVLLAAGGTGGHVFPAEALAHTLTARGYQVHLVTDSRAERYAGKFPADEIHVVPSATIGSKNPISVVRSLWKLWVGLRAARRLVTKLKPVAVVGFGGYPTVPPLLASTGLGVPSIIHEQNAVMGRANKALAARVKAIAGGFLPPANGQYSDKTVATGNPVRPAVLAASEIPYTPSQTGEPFQLVVFGGSQGAQFFSSAVPAAICLMKDEQRKRVVVTQQARPEDKDSVIASYQKLGVKADVSPFFGDMASRIAEADLVISRSGASTVSELSVIGRPSILVPYPHALDHDQAANAAALSAAGGASVIKQSELSPQKLSSLLSSALSEPDRLSTTAAAAKATGKPHAADVLADLVEAIAEGRSVQEFKKKNEGVGA, from the coding sequence ATGAGCAAGGGTATTGTTCTTCTTGCCGCCGGTGGAACCGGCGGCCATGTATTTCCGGCAGAGGCCCTGGCGCATACGCTGACGGCGCGCGGTTATCAGGTGCATCTCGTCACCGACAGCCGCGCCGAGCGTTATGCCGGCAAGTTTCCGGCGGATGAAATCCATGTCGTGCCATCCGCCACCATCGGCTCGAAGAACCCGATTTCCGTCGTGCGCTCGCTCTGGAAGCTGTGGGTGGGTCTTCGCGCAGCGCGTCGGCTGGTTACGAAACTGAAGCCAGTCGCGGTTGTCGGCTTCGGCGGTTATCCCACCGTGCCGCCGCTTCTGGCATCGACCGGGCTTGGCGTTCCCTCAATCATTCATGAGCAGAATGCGGTGATGGGCCGCGCCAACAAGGCGCTGGCTGCCCGCGTGAAGGCAATTGCCGGCGGTTTCCTGCCGCCCGCCAACGGCCAATATTCCGACAAGACGGTGGCGACGGGCAATCCGGTGCGCCCGGCGGTGCTGGCGGCCTCGGAAATTCCCTATACGCCGTCGCAGACGGGGGAGCCTTTCCAGCTGGTGGTTTTCGGCGGAAGCCAGGGTGCGCAGTTCTTTTCGAGCGCCGTTCCGGCGGCGATCTGCCTGATGAAGGACGAGCAGCGCAAGCGCGTCGTCGTGACCCAGCAGGCCCGACCCGAAGACAAGGACAGCGTGATAGCCTCCTACCAGAAGCTCGGTGTGAAGGCTGACGTTTCGCCCTTCTTCGGTGACATGGCCTCGCGCATCGCTGAGGCCGATCTTGTTATCAGCCGCTCCGGCGCTTCGACGGTGTCGGAGCTTTCGGTGATCGGTCGTCCGTCGATCCTTGTGCCCTATCCGCACGCGCTCGATCACGATCAGGCGGCCAATGCGGCCGCACTTTCGGCCGCCGGCGGCGCAAGCGTCATCAAACAGTCGGAACTGTCGCCGCAGAAACTGTCGAGCCTTTTGTCTTCAGCACTTTCGGAGCCGGACAGGCTTTCTACGACGGCAGCGGCTGCCAAGGCAACCGGAAAACCGCATGCGGCGGATGTGCTGGCCGATCTGGTGGAAGCGATTGCCGAAGGCCGGTCCGTACAGGAATTTAAAAAGAAGAATGAAGGAGTTGGGGCATGA
- a CDS encoding UDP-N-acetylmuramoyl-L-alanyl-D-glutamate--2,6-diaminopimelate ligase, which translates to MNLRDISGNAFPELNELLLSEIGAIEIGGITADSRKAAPGSLFVAVAGTKADGATYVKDAIAKGAVAIVSAHAVEADVPVLAVTDPRLYLSLAAARFYGKQPETMVAVTGTAGKTSVASFVRQIWAFAGHAAAQIGTTGVIAPGREDYGALTTPDPVTLHALLAELAAEGVTHAAMEASSHGLDQRRLDGVTLAAAGFTNLGRDHMDYHPTVEDYMAAKMRLFDTLMKKGAPAVIFADDPWSQQAIRAAGDAGLDVRTVGRKGDYLTLKRVEHFRHKQMIEVHHDGVIHEVDIPLAGDFQVANALVAAGLAMSTGVSATVAVKALEKLIGAAGRLELVGQTKNGALAYVDYAHKPDALENVLTSVRPFTSGRIITVFGCGGDRDKGKRPIMGEVATRLSDIVIVTDDNPRSEDAATIRSEVMAAAPGAVEIGDRSQAIHHAVSLLSNGDTLIVAGKGHEEGQIVGSVTLPFSDHEQVRAALEGLKI; encoded by the coding sequence ATGAATTTGCGAGATATATCCGGAAACGCGTTTCCGGAATTGAATGAATTGCTCCTGTCTGAGATCGGGGCGATCGAAATCGGGGGAATAACCGCAGACAGCCGCAAGGCTGCGCCAGGCAGCCTGTTCGTGGCAGTGGCGGGAACCAAGGCGGATGGCGCGACCTATGTGAAGGACGCGATTGCCAAGGGTGCGGTTGCGATCGTTTCCGCACATGCGGTGGAGGCCGATGTACCGGTTCTCGCTGTCACCGATCCGCGCCTCTATCTCTCCCTTGCCGCTGCCCGGTTCTACGGAAAACAGCCTGAAACCATGGTTGCTGTTACCGGCACGGCTGGAAAGACGTCCGTCGCCTCTTTCGTGCGGCAGATCTGGGCCTTTGCGGGCCATGCCGCCGCACAGATCGGCACGACGGGTGTCATTGCGCCCGGCCGCGAGGATTATGGCGCGCTGACGACGCCCGACCCTGTGACGTTGCATGCACTTCTGGCCGAGCTTGCCGCCGAAGGTGTAACGCATGCGGCGATGGAAGCTTCGAGCCACGGCCTTGACCAGCGCCGCCTCGATGGCGTGACGCTTGCAGCGGCCGGTTTCACCAATCTCGGCCGCGATCATATGGATTATCATCCGACCGTTGAGGACTATATGGCCGCGAAGATGCGGCTGTTCGACACGCTGATGAAAAAGGGCGCACCGGCAGTGATCTTCGCTGACGATCCCTGGTCGCAGCAGGCCATCCGCGCCGCTGGTGATGCGGGCCTTGATGTTCGCACTGTTGGCCGCAAGGGCGATTACCTGACGCTGAAACGGGTGGAGCATTTCCGTCATAAACAGATGATCGAAGTGCATCATGACGGCGTGATTCACGAAGTCGATATTCCGCTTGCCGGCGATTTTCAGGTGGCCAACGCGCTCGTGGCAGCCGGTCTCGCCATGTCCACGGGGGTTTCCGCCACTGTGGCGGTGAAGGCGCTTGAAAAGCTGATCGGTGCGGCCGGTCGTCTGGAACTCGTAGGCCAGACGAAAAACGGGGCGCTTGCCTATGTGGATTATGCCCACAAGCCGGATGCGCTGGAAAATGTGCTGACCTCAGTAAGACCCTTCACCTCCGGACGTATCATCACCGTCTTCGGCTGCGGTGGCGACCGTGACAAGGGCAAGCGCCCGATCATGGGTGAGGTTGCAACGCGGCTTTCCGACATCGTCATCGTCACCGATGACAATCCGCGCTCGGAAGATGCCGCAACGATCCGTTCCGAGGTCATGGCGGCGGCGCCGGGTGCAGTGGAAATCGGCGACAGGTCGCAGGCGATCCACCATGCGGTGTCGCTGCTTTCAAATGGCGATACGCTGATCGTCGCGGGCAAGGGGCATGAAGAGGGGCAGATCGTCGGTTCCGTAACGCTGCCGTTTTCCGATCATGAACAGGTGCGCGCTGCGCTGGAAGGATTGAAGATTTGA
- the murB gene encoding UDP-N-acetylmuramate dehydrogenase — protein sequence MRQVDGVKLLGRLGDGVKELRGRLTPDAPMDRVTWFRAGGLAEVMFQPHDTDDLIAFLKILPEDVPLTVVGVGSNLLVRDGGIPGVVVRLSAKGFGQVELAGENRIKAGAICPDKHIAAMAMDNGIGGFHFFYGIPGSIGGALRMNAGANGGETRDRVVEVYAVDRQGNQHVLSNADMGYSYRHSGADAGLIFTGALFEGYPEDKAKIRADMDAVRHHRETVQPIREQTGGSTFKNPEGHSAWELIDEAGGRGLVIGGAQMSSLHCNFMINTGHATGYDLEYLGETIRRRVFEKSGIRLEWEIKRLGLFMPGREVEPFLGA from the coding sequence ATGAGACAGGTCGATGGGGTAAAATTGCTGGGGAGGCTCGGCGACGGGGTAAAGGAATTGCGGGGACGTCTGACACCGGATGCGCCCATGGACCGCGTGACGTGGTTCAGAGCCGGCGGTCTGGCGGAAGTCATGTTCCAGCCGCACGACACGGATGATCTGATTGCCTTTCTGAAAATTCTGCCGGAAGATGTGCCGTTGACCGTGGTCGGCGTCGGCTCGAACCTTCTGGTGCGTGATGGTGGTATTCCGGGCGTCGTCGTCCGTCTGTCTGCCAAGGGTTTCGGCCAGGTGGAGCTTGCCGGCGAGAACCGTATCAAGGCGGGCGCGATCTGCCCGGACAAGCATATTGCCGCCATGGCCATGGATAATGGCATCGGTGGGTTCCATTTCTTTTACGGCATTCCCGGTTCCATCGGTGGCGCGCTGCGCATGAATGCCGGCGCCAATGGCGGTGAGACACGCGATCGCGTCGTGGAAGTCTATGCGGTCGACCGTCAGGGCAACCAGCATGTGCTGTCAAACGCGGATATGGGTTATAGCTACCGCCATTCCGGCGCCGATGCCGGCCTGATCTTCACCGGTGCGCTGTTTGAAGGTTATCCGGAAGACAAGGCGAAAATCCGCGCCGATATGGACGCCGTGCGCCATCATCGCGAAACCGTCCAGCCGATCCGCGAGCAGACGGGTGGTTCGACCTTCAAGAATCCCGAAGGTCATTCCGCCTGGGAACTGATCGACGAGGCGGGCGGCCGTGGTCTCGTTATTGGCGGGGCGCAGATGTCATCGCTGCATTGCAATTTCATGATCAATACCGGCCACGCGACTGGCTACGATCTGGAATATCTGGGCGAGACCATCCGCAGGCGGGTGTTCGAGAAATCGGGCATCCGGCTTGAATGGGAAATCAAGCGCCTTGGCCTGTTCATGCCGGGCCGGGAAGTGGAGCCGTTCCTCGGGGCATAA
- the murD gene encoding UDP-N-acetylmuramoyl-L-alanine--D-glutamate ligase, which produces MIPVTSFRGKKVALFGLGGSGLVTARALVAGGAEVVAFDDNPDSVAKAEAEGIVTADLRTIDWPSFSSFVLAPGVPLTHPKPHWSVDLAKAAGVEVIGDIELFIRERRAHAPDCPFIAITGTNGKSTTTALIAHILKASGRDTQLGGNIGTAVLSLDPPKAQRFYVVECSSYQIDLAPTINPTAGILLNLTPDHLDRHGTMQHYADVKERLVAGSNTAIVGVDDSHSTLIADRIERAGVKVERISKRNIVSEGLYAEGSRILRAHGGTSSLLVDLDGIQTLRGSHNAQNAAAAIAACLAVGVSEDEVRAGLKSFPGLKHRMQPVGRRGNVTFVNDSKATNADAAAPALSSYERIYWIAGGLPKAGGITSLSPLFPHIAKAYLIGEAAAEFAATLGEAVPYEISGTLDKAVQHAAADAEKDATAGNVVMLSPACASFDQYKNFEIRGDSFVAQVAALDGMTMLVHSGKGG; this is translated from the coding sequence ATGATCCCGGTCACGTCGTTCAGAGGTAAGAAAGTCGCCCTTTTCGGGCTTGGCGGTTCAGGTCTTGTCACGGCCAGGGCGCTGGTTGCCGGTGGTGCGGAAGTCGTCGCTTTCGACGACAATCCCGACAGCGTTGCCAAGGCTGAGGCCGAGGGCATCGTAACGGCGGACCTTCGAACGATAGACTGGCCCTCGTTTTCTTCCTTCGTGCTGGCGCCCGGCGTGCCTTTGACACATCCAAAGCCGCACTGGTCTGTGGACCTTGCGAAAGCAGCGGGCGTCGAGGTCATCGGCGATATCGAGCTTTTCATTCGCGAACGTCGTGCCCATGCGCCGGATTGCCCGTTTATCGCGATTACCGGCACCAACGGTAAATCCACGACGACGGCGCTGATCGCCCATATTCTCAAGGCTTCAGGCCGCGATACGCAGCTCGGCGGCAATATCGGCACGGCGGTGCTGAGCCTCGATCCGCCGAAAGCGCAACGTTTTTACGTGGTCGAATGCTCGTCCTACCAGATCGATCTGGCACCGACGATCAATCCGACTGCCGGTATCCTGCTCAATCTGACGCCAGACCATCTCGACCGGCATGGCACGATGCAGCATTATGCCGACGTCAAGGAGCGGCTGGTGGCGGGCAGCAACACTGCGATCGTCGGTGTGGATGACAGCCATTCGACGCTGATTGCCGACCGTATCGAGCGCGCCGGCGTCAAGGTGGAGCGCATTTCCAAGCGCAACATCGTTTCCGAAGGTCTTTATGCCGAAGGCAGCCGCATCCTGCGGGCACATGGCGGCACGTCTTCGCTGCTGGTCGATCTCGACGGTATCCAGACGCTTCGTGGCAGCCACAATGCGCAGAACGCGGCGGCGGCAATCGCTGCCTGCCTTGCGGTCGGCGTGTCCGAAGACGAGGTTCGCGCCGGTCTCAAATCGTTCCCCGGCCTCAAGCATCGCATGCAGCCGGTCGGCCGGCGCGGTAACGTCACCTTCGTCAATGACAGCAAGGCGACCAATGCCGATGCCGCGGCACCTGCGCTTTCAAGCTATGAGCGGATTTACTGGATCGCCGGCGGTCTGCCCAAGGCGGGTGGCATCACCAGCCTGTCGCCGCTGTTTCCTCACATCGCCAAAGCCTATCTGATCGGTGAAGCGGCGGCAGAATTTGCCGCGACGCTTGGCGAGGCGGTGCCTTATGAAATATCCGGCACGCTGGACAAGGCCGTGCAGCACGCGGCAGCCGATGCGGAAAAAGATGCGACGGCCGGCAACGTCGTGATGTTATCCCCGGCTTGCGCAAGCTTCGATCAATATAAGAACTTTGAAATCAGAGGTGATTCGTTCGTCGCACAGGTCGCGGCGCTCGACGGCATGACGATGCTCGTTCACTCTGGAAAAGGGGGCTGA
- the murC gene encoding UDP-N-acetylmuramate--L-alanine ligase, with the protein MKMPKAIGLVHFIGIGGIGMSGIAEVLHNLGHRVQGSDQADSANVQRLRDKGIEVFVGHTADNLGDAEVVVVSTAIKKNNPELISAREKHLPIVRRAEMLAELMRFRNAIAIGGTHGKTTTTSMVATLLEAGNLDPTVINGGIINAYGTNARMGEGEWMVVEADESDGTFLKLPADVAVITNIDPEHLDHYGNFDAVRAAFRQFVENVPFYGFGVMCLDHPEVQALVGRIEDRKVITYGENPQADVRFSNVRIDGTRSIFDVEIRRRRTGKIFSFTDLVLPMPGRHNVSNATAAIAVANRLGISEADIKKGLASFAGVKRRFTLTGEANGVQVFDDYGHHPVEIKAVLAAAREACKGRIIAVHQPHRYSRLSSLFDDFAHCFNDADTIILAPVYAAGEDPIEGASSEALVSAIKAAGHRDARFLEKREDLASQVAAIAKPGDFVVLLGAGNITQWAAVLPSELKSISGKSE; encoded by the coding sequence ATGAAGATGCCGAAAGCCATAGGCCTTGTCCATTTCATCGGCATAGGCGGGATCGGCATGAGCGGCATTGCCGAAGTGCTTCACAATCTCGGTCATCGCGTACAGGGGTCGGATCAGGCTGACAGCGCCAATGTGCAGCGCCTGCGCGACAAGGGCATCGAGGTGTTCGTCGGACATACCGCTGACAATCTCGGTGACGCCGAAGTCGTGGTTGTTTCCACCGCCATCAAGAAGAACAATCCGGAACTGATCTCGGCGCGGGAAAAGCACCTGCCGATCGTTCGCCGCGCCGAAATGCTGGCCGAGCTGATGCGTTTCCGCAATGCCATCGCCATTGGCGGCACGCATGGCAAGACCACGACGACCTCCATGGTCGCGACGCTGCTGGAAGCCGGCAATCTCGATCCGACCGTCATCAATGGCGGCATCATCAATGCCTATGGCACCAATGCCCGCATGGGTGAGGGCGAGTGGATGGTGGTGGAGGCCGACGAGTCCGACGGGACTTTCCTGAAGCTTCCGGCCGATGTGGCCGTCATTACCAATATCGATCCGGAACATCTTGACCATTACGGTAATTTTGATGCCGTGCGCGCCGCGTTCCGGCAATTCGTCGAGAATGTGCCGTTCTACGGCTTCGGCGTCATGTGTCTCGACCATCCCGAGGTTCAGGCGCTGGTTGGCCGGATCGAGGACCGCAAGGTCATCACCTATGGCGAAAACCCTCAGGCGGATGTGCGGTTTTCGAATGTACGCATTGACGGCACGCGGTCCATTTTCGATGTGGAAATCCGCCGTCGCCGCACCGGCAAGATATTCTCTTTCACGGATCTCGTTCTGCCGATGCCCGGCCGCCACAATGTGTCGAATGCGACGGCGGCGATTGCCGTTGCCAATCGCCTCGGTATTTCGGAAGCCGACATCAAGAAGGGGCTTGCCTCCTTTGCCGGGGTCAAGCGTCGCTTCACGCTGACGGGCGAAGCCAATGGCGTGCAGGTCTTCGACGACTACGGTCATCATCCGGTTGAGATCAAGGCTGTGCTGGCGGCTGCGCGGGAAGCCTGCAAGGGCCGCATCATCGCCGTGCACCAGCCACACCGTTACAGCCGTCTTTCCAGCCTGTTTGACGATTTCGCGCATTGCTTTAACGATGCTGACACGATTATCCTTGCTCCGGTCTATGCCGCGGGCGAAGATCCGATCGAAGGCGCAAGTTCGGAAGCGCTGGTTTCGGCCATCAAGGCCGCCGGCCACCGCGACGCCCGTTTTCTCGAAAAGCGGGAGGACCTTGCGTCACAGGTTGCAGCCATTGCGAAACCGGGTGATTTCGTGGTTCTCTTGGGGGCTGGAAATATCACGCAATGGGCAGCGGTGCTGCCTTCGGAATTGAAGAGCATATCAGGAAAGTCTGAATGA
- the mraY gene encoding phospho-N-acetylmuramoyl-pentapeptide-transferase, producing the protein MLIWLVELSDKVQVFNLFRYITFRAGAAMFTSALIVFLFGPAIINSLRVRQGKGQPIRADGPQTHFKKAGTPTMGGLMILAGILGGSLLWGDLSNVYVVAVLMVTLGFGAIGFYDDYLKVTKQSDKGFSGKARLGIEFVIAAIAVFFMMKMALASAPHGGTLGSSIAFPFFKEFVINLSYFFVLFGAFVIVGAGNAVNLTDGLDGLAIVPVMIAAATFGVIAYLAGNAVFANYLQINFVPGTGELAVIVGAVIGAGLGFLWFNAPPAAIFMGDTGSLALGGLIGSIAVATKHEIVMVIVGGLFVMETLSVIIQVFWFKRTGRRVFLMAPIHHHFEKKGWTESQVVIRFWIISVGLALLGLATLKLR; encoded by the coding sequence ATGCTGATCTGGCTCGTCGAACTGTCGGATAAAGTTCAAGTCTTCAACCTCTTCCGGTACATCACCTTCCGGGCGGGCGCCGCAATGTTCACCTCTGCGTTGATCGTCTTCCTGTTCGGACCGGCAATCATCAACTCGCTGCGCGTTCGCCAGGGCAAAGGCCAGCCAATCCGCGCCGACGGGCCGCAGACCCATTTCAAGAAGGCCGGTACGCCGACCATGGGCGGGCTGATGATCCTTGCCGGTATTCTCGGTGGTTCGCTGCTCTGGGGTGACCTGTCGAATGTCTATGTCGTCGCCGTTTTGATGGTGACACTCGGTTTCGGCGCAATCGGCTTTTACGACGATTATCTCAAGGTGACGAAGCAGAGCGACAAGGGTTTTTCCGGCAAGGCCCGTCTCGGCATCGAATTCGTGATTGCGGCGATTGCCGTGTTTTTCATGATGAAGATGGCGCTCGCTTCCGCACCGCATGGCGGCACGCTCGGCAGTTCCATCGCCTTTCCTTTCTTCAAGGAATTCGTGATCAATCTGAGCTACTTCTTCGTGCTGTTCGGCGCATTTGTCATCGTCGGTGCCGGCAATGCGGTGAACCTGACGGATGGTCTCGATGGTCTCGCCATCGTGCCGGTCATGATCGCTGCCGCCACCTTCGGCGTGATTGCCTATCTCGCCGGTAACGCGGTTTTTGCCAACTACCTGCAGATCAATTTCGTGCCGGGCACCGGCGAACTTGCGGTCATCGTCGGTGCGGTCATCGGCGCGGGCCTCGGCTTCCTGTGGTTCAATGCACCGCCCGCCGCCATCTTCATGGGCGACACGGGTTCGCTGGCGCTCGGCGGTCTTATCGGCTCCATCGCAGTTGCCACCAAGCATGAGATCGTCATGGTCATCGTCGGCGGCCTGTTCGTCATGGAGACGCTGTCGGTCATCATCCAGGTGTTCTGGTTCAAGCGCACCGGCCGGCGCGTCTTCCTCATGGCGCCGATCCATCACCATTTCGAGAAAAAAGGCTGGACGGAAAGCCAGGTGGTCATCCGTTTCTGGATCATCTCCGTGGGTCTCGCGCTGCTTGGCCTCGCCACCCTGAAGCTGAGGTGA
- a CDS encoding UDP-N-acetylmuramoylalanyl-D-glutamyl-2,6-diaminopimelate--D-alanyl-D-alanine ligase, with translation MSWLWTVADMIAITAGRPVGNLPTGITGISIDSRTVKPGEAFFAIKGDRVDGHDYTSFAVANGAGLLVVAEGKLPALGRLTVPMIVVEDVLAALGKLAIAARERTSARIIAVTGSVGKTTTKEMLRQALEPSGRVHAAVASFNNHWGVPLTLARMPADTEFGVFEIGMNHSGEIRPLVKMVRPHVAIITTIAAAHLGNFKNIEEIAAAKAEIFEGLEEGGSVILNRDNAQFEQLEEVAQEQGIEHVLTFGQHAKADFRLADFESTPSGSTIWAILNGETSELHLNVPGRHIADNAMAVLGAVAVTGANLDRAFEALGTLEAVKGRGQRHRLTIDGGSFLLIDESYNANPASMRAAIAVLAETETQGHGRRVAVLGDMLEMGEFSAQLHEELAGPLLAAGIEHVWLAGEAMAALRDALPDSVTVIWFPTTAELTDFALQWVQPGDALMVKSSLGLGFGKIVAALLDKYPAFPETERQV, from the coding sequence TTGAGCTGGTTATGGACAGTCGCCGACATGATCGCCATCACGGCAGGACGCCCGGTGGGCAACCTGCCGACCGGAATCACCGGCATTTCCATCGACAGCCGGACCGTTAAACCCGGAGAGGCCTTCTTCGCCATCAAGGGTGATCGGGTCGACGGCCATGATTATACCAGCTTTGCCGTTGCCAATGGCGCCGGTCTTCTGGTGGTGGCCGAAGGCAAGCTGCCGGCGCTCGGCCGGCTGACCGTGCCGATGATCGTGGTGGAGGATGTTCTCGCCGCACTTGGCAAGCTCGCTATTGCAGCACGGGAAAGAACCTCGGCGCGCATCATCGCGGTGACCGGTTCGGTCGGCAAGACGACGACGAAGGAGATGCTGCGGCAGGCTCTGGAGCCGTCGGGTCGGGTTCACGCGGCGGTCGCTTCCTTCAACAACCATTGGGGCGTGCCGCTGACGCTGGCGCGCATGCCCGCCGATACCGAATTTGGTGTGTTCGAAATCGGCATGAACCATTCCGGCGAAATCCGGCCGCTCGTGAAGATGGTGCGCCCGCATGTGGCGATTATCACCACCATCGCTGCCGCCCATCTCGGCAATTTCAAGAACATCGAAGAGATCGCTGCCGCCAAGGCGGAGATATTCGAAGGTCTGGAGGAGGGCGGCTCCGTCATCCTCAACCGCGACAATGCCCAGTTCGAGCAGCTTGAAGAGGTCGCACAGGAGCAGGGCATAGAGCATGTTCTGACCTTCGGGCAGCATGCAAAAGCCGATTTCCGGCTAGCCGATTTCGAAAGCACACCGTCGGGTTCAACCATCTGGGCGATCCTGAACGGCGAGACCAGCGAATTGCACCTGAACGTTCCCGGTCGTCACATCGCCGATAATGCCATGGCCGTGCTTGGCGCTGTTGCCGTGACCGGCGCCAATCTCGACCGTGCTTTTGAAGCGCTTGGAACACTCGAAGCGGTGAAGGGGCGCGGCCAGCGCCACCGCCTGACGATCGACGGCGGCTCCTTCCTGCTCATCGACGAGAGCTATAATGCCAATCCGGCTTCCATGCGGGCGGCGATTGCCGTGCTGGCGGAAACCGAAACGCAGGGCCACGGCCGACGCGTTGCAGTTCTCGGCGACATGCTGGAAATGGGTGAATTTTCCGCGCAGCTGCATGAAGAGCTGGCCGGGCCGCTGCTTGCGGCGGGTATCGAACATGTCTGGCTGGCGGGAGAGGCGATGGCCGCTCTTCGCGATGCGTTGCCGGACAGCGTCACCGTCATCTGGTTCCCGACGACGGCGGAACTCACCGATTTCGCCCTGCAATGGGTGCAACCGGGAGACGCGCTCATGGTAAAATCGTCACTGGGGCTTGGTTTCGGCAAGATTGTCGCCGCCCTGCTTGACAAGTATCCGGCATTCCCCGAGACGGAACGCCAAGTCTGA